One Ensifer adhaerens genomic region harbors:
- a CDS encoding SpoIIE family protein phosphatase, whose amino-acid sequence MSASNIKRPRFGLRSFRAKFVLVVGSAVLFDLLLTGGLALWNVQRLSRDATTEVGQGLQNANEDYMLTYAESTAARVNLLLGQVHADVATLAGVIQAQIDRPVRRSDVGEALARHAPESVTVTYDAKGGWAQNLPGPLSSVSVWSYLLGPDHRPLPEVQADIENSAVLDLVAPALLAHGRSKLQMYYVGPKERPILRMAPYADQAQTFDRLYPGHNEANFWNFFFPGLYESWEEWAKQPSLRPVAADTTQTAPYTDAASGKLIVSFFQPLWTPDRKGVAGATGTDITLDQLAEVVESVKVGDSGFGFLVMSDGNVLAINPVGEKVIGLRRSSDTGGQGVTGLERSLRRSAQPAIAELPLGTDGAIQRVLLDEGGEKVPYLILLKQLEPENLWVSGPVRRETMSIGIVVPEREIYASLFAAQASISEATNRILIYQILALLASLLFVTLAVFGISKRVTRGISALAGAATSIEAKDYSVRVPITTRDEVGEAAIAFNRMAEEISYHTENLENLVTERTKQLEDANHQISTLNTQLRSENLRLGAELAVAKQIQMMVLPKAGELAEIADLEIAAYMRPADEVGGDYYDVLRDGERLKIGIGDVTGHGLESGVLMLMVQSVARALQEAGDMDPEQFLNRLNRAIYKNIVRTNTDKHLSLAFLDYDHGRLTLSGQHEELIVVRKGAEIERIDTLDLGLPIGLESDISRFVATREISFGRGDMIVLHTDGVTEAANAKGELFGIERLCESAGKFYGQSAEDVKSGIINDLMAHIGKQKIYDDITLVVMRHR is encoded by the coding sequence ATGAGCGCGAGCAATATCAAACGCCCCCGGTTCGGTTTGAGATCCTTTCGCGCCAAGTTCGTGCTGGTCGTCGGCAGCGCCGTGCTCTTCGACCTCCTGCTGACAGGCGGGCTGGCGCTCTGGAACGTTCAAAGACTGTCGCGCGACGCGACGACGGAAGTCGGACAGGGCCTGCAAAACGCCAACGAAGACTACATGCTCACCTACGCGGAATCGACGGCCGCGCGGGTTAATCTTCTGCTCGGCCAGGTTCACGCCGACGTCGCCACGCTCGCGGGCGTAATCCAGGCGCAGATCGACCGCCCCGTGCGCCGGTCCGACGTCGGTGAGGCACTTGCGCGGCACGCACCGGAGTCCGTTACCGTCACTTACGATGCCAAAGGTGGGTGGGCGCAAAACCTTCCGGGGCCGCTCTCGAGCGTAAGCGTCTGGAGCTATCTCCTTGGCCCCGACCATCGGCCACTACCCGAGGTGCAGGCCGATATTGAGAACAGCGCCGTTCTCGATCTGGTTGCGCCCGCCCTGCTTGCGCACGGCCGCTCCAAACTGCAGATGTACTACGTCGGACCAAAAGAGCGGCCGATCTTGCGGATGGCGCCCTATGCGGATCAGGCGCAGACGTTCGACCGTCTCTACCCCGGCCATAACGAAGCCAACTTCTGGAACTTCTTCTTCCCCGGCCTCTATGAGTCCTGGGAGGAATGGGCGAAGCAACCGAGCCTCAGGCCCGTTGCAGCCGATACCACGCAAACGGCACCTTATACCGATGCCGCCTCGGGCAAACTGATCGTCAGCTTCTTCCAGCCACTCTGGACGCCCGACCGCAAAGGTGTCGCCGGAGCAACCGGAACCGATATCACGCTCGACCAGCTGGCCGAGGTTGTCGAAAGCGTCAAGGTCGGCGACAGCGGCTTCGGATTTCTGGTGATGTCCGACGGCAACGTGCTTGCCATCAATCCGGTCGGCGAAAAGGTGATCGGCCTGCGGCGGTCCAGCGACACGGGTGGACAAGGCGTCACCGGGTTGGAGCGCTCGCTGCGCCGCAGCGCCCAGCCCGCGATCGCAGAGCTGCCGCTTGGCACCGATGGCGCCATTCAGCGGGTGCTGCTCGATGAGGGTGGTGAGAAGGTCCCCTATCTCATTCTCCTCAAGCAGCTCGAGCCGGAGAACCTCTGGGTTTCCGGCCCGGTGCGCCGCGAGACCATGTCGATCGGCATCGTCGTGCCGGAGCGCGAAATCTATGCCTCGCTGTTTGCGGCACAGGCGAGTATCTCTGAAGCGACGAACCGCATCCTCATCTATCAGATCCTGGCCCTGCTCGCTTCGCTGCTGTTCGTCACGCTCGCCGTGTTCGGCATCTCCAAGCGGGTCACCCGCGGCATCAGCGCGCTCGCCGGAGCGGCAACCAGCATCGAGGCGAAGGACTACTCCGTCCGTGTGCCCATCACGACGCGCGACGAAGTCGGTGAAGCCGCTATCGCGTTCAATAGAATGGCTGAGGAGATCAGCTACCATACCGAGAACCTCGAAAACCTGGTGACCGAACGCACCAAGCAGCTCGAGGACGCCAACCATCAGATTTCGACGCTGAATACCCAACTGCGCAGCGAGAACCTGCGCCTTGGCGCCGAACTCGCCGTCGCCAAGCAGATCCAGATGATGGTGCTGCCGAAGGCCGGCGAGCTCGCGGAAATCGCCGATCTCGAAATCGCCGCCTATATGCGCCCGGCCGACGAGGTGGGCGGCGACTACTACGATGTGCTGCGCGACGGTGAGCGGCTGAAGATCGGCATCGGCGACGTGACCGGTCATGGCCTTGAAAGCGGCGTGCTGATGCTGATGGTGCAGTCGGTCGCAAGGGCCCTGCAGGAAGCCGGCGACATGGACCCGGAGCAGTTTCTCAACCGCCTCAACCGCGCCATCTACAAGAACATCGTGCGCACCAACACTGACAAGCATCTGTCGTTGGCCTTCCTCGACTACGACCACGGCCGCCTGACGCTGTCGGGGCAGCACGAGGAACTGATCGTCGTGCGCAAGGGTGCGGAAATCGAGCGGATCGACACGCTCGACCTCGGCCTGCCGATTGGCCTGGAATCGGACATTTCGCGCTTTGTTGCCACCCGCGAGATCTCGTTCGGCCGCGGCGACATGATCGTGCTGCATACGGACGGCGTGACCGAGGCAGCGAACGCCAAGGGCGAACTGTTTGGCATCGAGCGACTGTGCGAGAGTGCCGGAAAGTTTTACGGACAGAGCGCCGAGGACGTCAAATCGGGTATCATCAACGACCTGATGGCGCATATCGGCAAGCAGAAGATCTACGACGACATCACGCTCGTCGTC
- a CDS encoding class I SAM-dependent methyltransferase: protein MAASLPQRFKVDFDPNSQIFSLAGTIRPRSIDEIAESIHALREAIDTVRGVLYIDVKRLIQMNNTAFQAFIRVALDACRERSDLRLIVITSSVVSWTTRMFRHLSTIEPQISVEVYDSMFYPGQDYFEDTSFIPILRAQTKLTWRHERTILPRHGMRPGIAVADICCGIGDFAVLAQKEFQPSRIVALDHSKPSLAYARKVAAEFGVTGIEYTYGDASEMLLEDNQFDFVSCRHSLQVFNQPELLLKELYRIVKPGGRVYITNEKNSHCLGEPRAQSIQWTYNELARLLSNFEIDVEFGPKSRRYLADTGFDDILVESFMVTNLDGDPQDFADIIAGWEKMFADMAVRHGETPEFIERFRQGFRDHIFAALHPKGYAGWPIWAASGRKPL, encoded by the coding sequence ATGGCGGCGAGCCTTCCTCAGCGTTTCAAGGTCGACTTCGATCCGAACAGCCAGATCTTCTCGCTTGCCGGAACGATTCGGCCGCGTTCGATCGATGAAATCGCCGAGAGTATCCATGCGCTGAGGGAAGCCATCGATACGGTGCGCGGCGTTCTCTATATCGATGTGAAGCGCCTCATCCAGATGAACAACACGGCCTTCCAGGCCTTCATCCGGGTCGCCCTCGACGCCTGCCGGGAGCGGTCGGACCTGCGCCTGATCGTCATCACGTCAAGCGTCGTCAGCTGGACGACGCGCATGTTCCGGCACCTGAGCACGATCGAGCCGCAGATCTCCGTCGAGGTCTATGATTCGATGTTCTATCCTGGCCAGGACTACTTCGAGGATACGAGCTTCATCCCAATCCTGCGCGCGCAGACGAAATTGACCTGGCGCCACGAGCGCACCATCCTGCCGCGCCACGGCATGCGGCCCGGCATCGCCGTGGCCGACATCTGCTGCGGCATCGGCGATTTCGCCGTGCTCGCGCAGAAGGAGTTCCAGCCGTCGCGGATCGTCGCGCTCGACCACTCGAAGCCGAGCCTCGCCTATGCCCGAAAGGTGGCCGCCGAGTTCGGCGTGACGGGTATCGAATACACCTACGGCGACGCGTCGGAGATGCTGCTTGAGGACAACCAGTTCGACTTCGTGAGTTGCCGCCACTCGCTGCAGGTCTTCAATCAGCCGGAGCTGCTTCTCAAGGAACTCTATCGGATCGTGAAGCCGGGCGGCCGCGTCTACATCACCAACGAGAAGAACTCGCACTGCCTCGGCGAGCCGCGGGCGCAAAGCATCCAATGGACCTACAATGAGCTCGCGCGGCTTTTGAGCAATTTCGAGATAGATGTGGAGTTCGGGCCGAAGAGCCGGCGCTATCTTGCCGACACGGGCTTCGACGACATCCTGGTCGAATCCTTCATGGTCACCAATCTGGACGGTGACCCACAGGATTTCGCCGATATCATCGCCGGCTGGGAGAAGATGTTTGCGGACATGGCGGTGAGGCACGGCGAAACACCCGAATTCATCGAGCGGTTCCGCCAGGGCTTCCGGGATCACATCTTCGCTGCACTGCATCCGAAGGGCTATGCGGGCTGGCCGATCTGGGCAGCGTCCGGGCGCAAACCACTATGA
- a CDS encoding putative bifunctional diguanylate cyclase/phosphodiesterase: MPDTDATLSASASVQDPVAAHMDEVLSFYDEAFHLTSASPALQETYEVGTLVDATLWHLYPELLAPVSKAAVESVIAYGVPRSVEVVDAATKSRRTLLVFRAMRGIGVLETSGRATRREIGSHGESERALLLHQATHDVLTGLPNRRQFSDDLQSILPTSGEKLALMQIDLDDFKPVNDTLGHGAGDAVLKMAAERIRGALRDGEVAYRLAGDEFAVIQRQSDQPADAEYLAEALIEAFSEPFTIDGISVFVGASIGIAIAPNDGNDIEQLMKAADIALYAAKKDGRGRAKTFSRSMLIVLEQREMLRRSLRTALQDKQFSIEYQPLVEPPFSIVGFEALVRWHHPLVGTIPPNVFIPMAEADGLMNEIGQWVLEEACRQAATWPSHFTVAVNLSPAEFLREGLTDRIAQAIDMAGLRADRLELEVTESVLLERTTNNLDTLNTLNVLGIQISLDDFGTFYSSLSYLKNFPFDTIKIDRYFIKDLESDEKSQTIVRSIIALAHGLGMRVTAEGVETIGQAVWLRKEGCDRLQGYFLGMPMPADAIGAYLRRSSAMATL, translated from the coding sequence ATGCCGGACACTGATGCAACCTTGTCTGCTTCAGCTTCAGTGCAGGATCCCGTTGCGGCTCATATGGACGAGGTTCTCTCGTTCTATGACGAGGCCTTTCATCTGACCAGCGCCTCGCCGGCGCTGCAGGAAACCTACGAAGTCGGCACGCTTGTCGATGCCACCCTGTGGCATCTCTATCCCGAACTGCTTGCGCCCGTTTCCAAGGCGGCGGTGGAATCCGTCATCGCTTACGGCGTGCCGCGCAGCGTCGAGGTGGTCGACGCCGCCACCAAGTCGCGGCGCACGCTGCTCGTCTTTCGCGCCATGCGCGGCATCGGCGTGCTCGAAACGAGCGGCCGCGCGACCCGCCGCGAGATCGGCAGCCATGGCGAAAGCGAACGCGCGCTGCTGTTGCACCAGGCGACCCACGACGTGCTGACGGGCCTGCCCAACCGGCGGCAGTTCAGCGACGACCTGCAGAGTATCCTGCCGACATCCGGCGAGAAGCTGGCGCTGATGCAGATCGACCTCGACGATTTCAAGCCGGTCAACGACACACTCGGCCACGGCGCCGGCGACGCCGTCCTCAAGATGGCGGCCGAGCGCATTCGCGGCGCCCTTCGCGACGGCGAAGTCGCCTATCGCCTGGCCGGCGACGAATTCGCCGTCATCCAGCGTCAAAGCGACCAGCCGGCGGACGCCGAGTATCTCGCCGAGGCACTGATCGAGGCGTTCAGCGAACCTTTCACCATCGATGGCATCTCCGTCTTCGTCGGCGCCAGCATCGGCATTGCCATTGCGCCGAACGACGGAAACGACATCGAGCAACTGATGAAGGCGGCGGACATTGCGCTCTATGCCGCCAAGAAGGATGGACGAGGCAGGGCAAAGACCTTCAGCCGTTCCATGCTGATCGTGCTGGAACAGCGCGAGATGCTGCGCCGCAGTCTGCGCACCGCGCTGCAGGACAAGCAGTTTTCAATCGAATACCAGCCACTCGTCGAGCCGCCATTTTCGATCGTCGGCTTCGAGGCGCTGGTGCGCTGGCATCATCCGCTGGTCGGCACGATCCCGCCCAACGTCTTCATCCCGATGGCGGAAGCCGACGGCCTGATGAACGAGATCGGCCAATGGGTCCTGGAGGAGGCCTGCCGGCAGGCTGCCACCTGGCCGTCGCATTTCACCGTCGCCGTCAACCTGTCGCCGGCGGAGTTCCTGCGCGAGGGCCTGACGGACCGGATCGCCCAGGCAATCGACATGGCGGGCTTGAGGGCCGACCGGCTGGAACTGGAAGTTACCGAATCGGTGCTGCTTGAACGCACGACCAACAATCTCGACACGCTGAACACCCTCAACGTGCTCGGCATCCAGATCTCGCTCGACGATTTCGGCACCTTCTATTCGTCGCTCAGCTACCTCAAGAACTTCCCCTTCGATACGATCAAGATCGACCGCTATTTCATCAAGGATCTGGAGAGCGACGAAAAGAGCCAGACGATCGTCCGGTCGATCATCGCCCTTGCCCACGGTCTCGGCATGCGCGTGACCGCCGAGGGCGTCGAGACGATCGGGCAGGCCGTCTGGCTTCGAAAAGAGGGTTGCGACCGTCTGCAGGGTTATTTCCTGGGCATGCCCATGCCGGCGGACGCGATCGGCGCCTATCTTCGCCGCTCATCGGCAATGGCGACGCTGTAG
- the ade gene encoding adenine deaminase produces MLQSWSKTAPELVDVAMGRKPADLVIRNGKWVNVYSGEIIPGTDIAVKAGRFAYVGPDASHTIGEGTKVVDAAGRYLVPGLCDAHMHVESGLVTVTEFARAVIPHGTTTMFIDPHEIANVLGLDGVRLMNEEAQSLPINVLVQVPSCVPSAPGLETAGAELSAQDVAEALAWPNVIGLGEMMNFPGVAGNDPKMMAEIAATQDARLTVGGHYASPHLGREFHAYAAGGPADDHEGTTVDDAIARVRQGMRAMLRLGSAWYDIAAQIKAVTESGLDPRNFLLCTDDSHSGTLVHDGHMNRVVRHAIAQGLKPVTAIQMATLNTAQHFGLEREIGSIAPGRRADLIVTSDLAALPIEMVFARGELMAENGTLARDIPAYVYPESARNTVHLGRLLAAADFDIPSNARATRARVNVIGVVENQAPTRALQAEVAIENGLVQMDRANDVCQIALVERHRGTGDVVNAFVSGFGYDSDCAMASTVAHDSHHMIVVGTNKADMAKAANRLHEVGGGIVVIKEGRELALVELPVAGLMSDQRAEIVAEKAAAIVEAMRACGCRLNNAYMQHSLLALVVIPELRISDKGLIDVRTFQKTDVILSTH; encoded by the coding sequence ATGCTTCAATCCTGGTCGAAGACCGCACCCGAACTGGTCGACGTCGCCATGGGCCGCAAGCCCGCCGATCTCGTGATCCGCAACGGCAAATGGGTCAACGTCTACTCCGGCGAAATCATCCCCGGCACCGATATCGCCGTCAAAGCCGGCCGCTTCGCCTATGTCGGTCCGGATGCCAGCCACACGATCGGCGAAGGCACCAAGGTCGTCGACGCCGCCGGGCGCTATCTTGTTCCCGGCCTCTGCGACGCGCACATGCATGTGGAGAGCGGCCTCGTCACCGTTACCGAATTTGCCCGCGCGGTCATTCCGCACGGCACCACCACCATGTTCATCGACCCGCACGAGATCGCCAATGTGCTCGGCCTCGACGGCGTCCGGCTGATGAACGAAGAAGCCCAGAGTCTGCCGATCAACGTGTTGGTCCAGGTACCGAGCTGCGTGCCGAGCGCCCCGGGTCTTGAAACTGCCGGCGCCGAGCTTTCAGCACAGGATGTCGCCGAGGCGCTTGCCTGGCCGAACGTCATCGGTCTCGGCGAGATGATGAATTTCCCCGGCGTTGCCGGAAACGATCCGAAGATGATGGCCGAGATCGCCGCCACCCAGGATGCGCGGCTGACCGTCGGCGGGCACTATGCCTCGCCGCATCTCGGCCGCGAGTTCCACGCCTATGCCGCCGGCGGACCGGCCGACGACCATGAAGGCACGACGGTCGACGACGCAATCGCCCGTGTGCGCCAGGGCATGCGCGCCATGTTGCGCCTCGGCTCCGCCTGGTACGACATTGCCGCGCAGATCAAGGCCGTCACCGAATCCGGCCTCGACCCGCGCAACTTCCTGCTCTGCACCGACGACAGCCACTCCGGCACGCTGGTTCACGACGGACACATGAACCGCGTCGTGCGCCATGCCATCGCTCAGGGTCTGAAACCCGTGACCGCGATCCAGATGGCGACGCTCAACACCGCCCAGCATTTCGGCCTGGAGCGCGAAATCGGCTCGATCGCACCGGGTCGCCGGGCAGACCTGATCGTCACCTCGGACCTCGCCGCGCTGCCGATCGAAATGGTGTTTGCCCGCGGCGAGCTGATGGCAGAGAACGGCACACTCGCGCGCGATATCCCGGCCTATGTCTACCCGGAAAGCGCCCGCAACACCGTCCACCTTGGCCGGTTACTGGCCGCCGCGGATTTCGACATCCCATCCAACGCACGGGCGACGCGCGCGCGGGTCAACGTCATCGGCGTCGTCGAGAACCAGGCGCCGACGCGGGCGCTTCAGGCCGAGGTGGCGATCGAGAACGGCCTCGTGCAGATGGACCGGGCCAACGACGTCTGCCAGATCGCGCTCGTCGAGCGCCACCGCGGCACCGGCGACGTGGTCAACGCCTTCGTCTCCGGCTTCGGCTATGACAGCGATTGCGCCATGGCGAGCACGGTCGCCCATGACAGCCACCATATGATCGTGGTCGGCACGAACAAGGCGGACATGGCCAAGGCCGCCAACCGCCTGCACGAGGTCGGCGGCGGCATCGTCGTCATCAAGGAAGGCCGCGAACTGGCCCTGGTCGAGCTGCCCGTCGCCGGCCTGATGTCGGATCAGCGAGCGGAGATCGTCGCCGAGAAAGCGGCCGCCATCGTCGAGGCCATGCGCGCCTGTGGCTGCCGGCTGAACAACGCCTATATGCAGCACTCGCTGCTTGCGCTCGTCGTCATTCCGGAACTGCGCATTTCCGACAAGGGCCTGATCGACGTCCGGACCTTCCAGAAGACCGACGTGATTCTGAGCACGCACTGA
- a CDS encoding NCS2 family permease, with protein MNYQNKSVEAAPSPETSWLAALLDRYFQISRLGSTIRTEILAGLTTFLAASYVIVVNPSILAHAGIPFSAGVTATVLVSFIGSCAMGLYARSPILVAPGMGINALFAYTMVVGAKVPLEVALGCVFWAGVLFTVMAFFNLRQTIIEAIPVDLRYGIACGIGLFIALIGLENAKFIVANPDTIVGLTQFNPVTLTFIAGFVLTVALVVRRVPGAMMAGMILTTILSIPIGRWWGDGSAFWPETPDVHTLVNWSGLSAAPDFSFVGQIDLLGALNLIYLPFIFVFLFTNFIEALSTFLGLAEAADLKDENGMPRNIRESMHVDAIAALISAPLGTSPATVYLESGAGIQQGGRTGLVALVAGLLFVPFLFLSPLLSLVPAVATAPVLILTGLFMSEPISNIRWSALDEAIPAFLAIVLIPLTFSITLGLSLAIIAYVLIKLVCGRAGDVRPVMWFVALLAAALVAQTQ; from the coding sequence ATGAACTATCAGAACAAGTCCGTGGAGGCGGCACCAAGCCCGGAGACATCCTGGCTCGCAGCGCTGCTCGACCGCTACTTCCAGATTTCGCGGCTCGGCTCGACCATCCGCACCGAGATCCTCGCAGGACTCACCACCTTCCTCGCCGCCTCCTACGTCATCGTCGTCAATCCCTCGATCCTGGCGCATGCCGGCATTCCATTTTCGGCCGGCGTGACGGCGACGGTGCTCGTCAGCTTCATCGGCAGCTGCGCCATGGGGCTCTATGCGCGTAGCCCCATTCTGGTGGCGCCGGGCATGGGCATCAACGCGCTCTTTGCCTACACCATGGTGGTCGGCGCCAAGGTGCCGCTCGAGGTCGCGCTTGGCTGCGTCTTCTGGGCCGGCGTGCTCTTTACCGTCATGGCGTTCTTCAATCTGCGCCAGACGATCATCGAGGCGATCCCTGTCGATCTGCGCTATGGCATCGCCTGCGGTATCGGCCTCTTCATCGCGCTGATCGGCCTGGAAAACGCCAAGTTCATCGTCGCCAACCCCGACACGATCGTTGGTCTCACGCAGTTCAACCCGGTCACCCTCACCTTCATCGCCGGCTTCGTGCTCACGGTGGCGCTGGTGGTGCGGCGGGTTCCGGGCGCGATGATGGCCGGCATGATCCTCACCACTATTCTCTCGATCCCGATCGGTCGCTGGTGGGGCGACGGCAGCGCGTTTTGGCCGGAGACGCCGGATGTGCACACGCTGGTCAACTGGAGCGGTCTCTCCGCTGCACCGGATTTCAGCTTCGTCGGCCAGATCGATCTCCTGGGCGCACTGAACCTGATCTACCTGCCCTTCATCTTTGTCTTCCTGTTCACCAACTTCATCGAGGCGCTCTCGACCTTCCTTGGCCTCGCGGAAGCGGCAGACCTCAAGGATGAAAACGGCATGCCGCGCAACATCCGGGAATCGATGCATGTCGACGCCATCGCGGCACTGATTTCCGCACCGCTCGGCACCAGCCCGGCGACCGTCTATCTCGAATCCGGCGCCGGCATCCAGCAGGGTGGACGCACCGGTCTCGTCGCGCTGGTCGCGGGTCTGCTCTTCGTGCCCTTCCTGTTTTTGTCGCCGCTGCTTTCTCTGGTGCCGGCGGTTGCGACCGCCCCGGTGCTGATCCTCACCGGCCTCTTCATGTCCGAGCCTATCAGCAACATCCGCTGGAGCGCGCTCGACGAGGCGATCCCGGCCTTCCTTGCGATCGTATTGATCCCGCTCACCTTCTCGATCACGCTCGGCCTGTCGCTCGCGATCATCGCCTATGTGCTGATCAAGCTGGTCTGCGGCCGGGCTGGCGATGTAAGACCGGTCATGTGGTTCGTGGCACTGCTCGCCGCAGCGCTCGTCGCCCAGACCCAGTAA
- a CDS encoding adenine deaminase: protein MSDIREFIRAASGTGGKATLAIRGGRLVNVVSEEIYQADVAIYGERIIAVGDISDYIGPETRIVDATGKYLAPGMIDGHLHVECSKMSLTSFAKAVVPLGTTSIVTGLDQIIVVGGPAAAREFLDEAKQTPLKVFWGAPCKTPYTMPRSTVGHYFSPADHQATHHWPECVGIWETVREFIQEEDADVLAALELAEKSRLPVLGCCPMTRGARLNGYQQSGVRADHESYTPEEMLEKLRAGMHVVVRESSISHFLADNLRIVTEMGVKALRRISFCTDDVVASDILKRGHLDHMVRMAIAMGISPMAAIQMATINGADALRIDDKVGSISPGRAADILLVDDLRNFTIETVVAKGEVVARNGKMAIELIPPQRSVALLNSVKVAPLQPGDLKVAYHGAGETADAMAIAVTPEKIFVRTRRDVTLAVKDGQVLADPARDVQYVTVVERYGKTSNRPVAFASGFGLKQGAIASSTAPDDNNIICIGADLEDMRIAINHLIANHGGQVVVRNGKVEAFLHLPIGGIVSDIEPAEMAALEDQLDDAARALGCPLPWPFMYMFVLQITAIPEYAITDLGVVDCVGLKVISPFSPAGGDERAVAAE from the coding sequence GTGAGCGATATCAGAGAATTCATTCGCGCCGCATCGGGCACCGGCGGCAAGGCAACGTTGGCGATCCGCGGCGGTCGCCTGGTCAACGTCGTTTCGGAAGAGATCTACCAGGCCGACGTCGCGATCTATGGCGAACGCATCATCGCCGTCGGCGACATCTCCGACTATATCGGGCCAGAGACCAGGATCGTCGATGCCACCGGCAAATACCTGGCACCCGGCATGATCGACGGGCATCTGCATGTCGAATGCTCGAAGATGTCACTGACGAGCTTTGCCAAGGCCGTCGTGCCGCTCGGCACCACCTCGATCGTCACCGGCCTCGACCAGATCATCGTCGTCGGCGGCCCGGCCGCGGCGCGCGAGTTCCTCGACGAGGCAAAACAGACGCCACTCAAGGTCTTCTGGGGCGCGCCTTGCAAGACGCCCTACACCATGCCGCGCTCGACCGTCGGCCACTATTTCAGCCCGGCCGACCACCAGGCGACGCACCACTGGCCGGAATGCGTCGGCATATGGGAAACCGTGCGCGAGTTCATCCAGGAGGAGGACGCCGACGTGCTCGCGGCGCTCGAACTCGCCGAAAAGAGCCGCCTGCCGGTTCTCGGCTGCTGCCCGATGACCCGTGGCGCGCGGCTCAACGGCTACCAGCAGTCCGGCGTTCGCGCCGACCACGAGAGCTACACGCCGGAAGAAATGCTCGAAAAGCTGCGCGCCGGCATGCATGTCGTTGTACGAGAATCCTCGATCTCGCACTTCCTCGCCGACAACCTGCGCATCGTCACGGAAATGGGCGTTAAGGCGCTGCGCCGCATCAGCTTCTGCACCGATGACGTGGTAGCAAGCGACATCCTCAAGCGCGGCCATCTCGACCACATGGTGCGCATGGCGATCGCCATGGGCATTTCGCCGATGGCGGCGATCCAGATGGCGACGATCAACGGCGCCGATGCGCTCCGCATCGACGACAAGGTCGGCTCGATCTCGCCCGGCCGCGCGGCCGACATCCTGCTCGTCGACGACCTGCGCAACTTCACCATCGAAACCGTCGTCGCCAAGGGTGAAGTCGTCGCCCGCAACGGCAAGATGGCGATCGAACTGATCCCGCCGCAGCGCAGCGTCGCACTTCTGAACTCGGTGAAGGTCGCGCCGCTTCAGCCCGGCGATCTCAAGGTCGCCTATCACGGCGCCGGCGAGACGGCAGACGCCATGGCGATCGCCGTCACCCCGGAAAAGATCTTCGTGCGCACTCGCCGCGACGTGACGCTTGCGGTCAAGGACGGCCAGGTGCTCGCAGATCCCGCACGGGACGTGCAATACGTCACCGTCGTCGAACGCTACGGCAAGACGAGCAACCGTCCGGTCGCCTTTGCGTCGGGCTTCGGCCTCAAGCAAGGCGCGATCGCCAGCTCCACTGCGCCCGATGACAACAACATCATCTGCATCGGCGCCGATCTCGAGGATATGCGTATCGCCATCAACCACCTGATCGCCAACCATGGTGGCCAGGTCGTGGTCAGGAACGGCAAGGTCGAGGCCTTCCTGCACCTGCCGATCGGCGGCATCGTTTCCGACATCGAGCCGGCCGAGATGGCAGCGCTGGAAGACCAGCTCGACGACGCGGCCCGCGCCCTCGGCTGCCCGCTGCCCTGGCCCTTCATGTACATGTTCGTGTTGCAGATCACGGCGATCCCGGAATATGCGATCACCGATCTCGGTGTCGTCGACTGCGTCGGGCTGAAGGTGATCTCGCCGTTTTCGCCCGCCGGCGGGGACGAGCGCGCCGTCGCTGCGGAATGA